One Triticum dicoccoides isolate Atlit2015 ecotype Zavitan chromosome 5B, WEW_v2.0, whole genome shotgun sequence genomic window carries:
- the LOC119312772 gene encoding putative uncharacterized protein DDB_G0286901, translated as MAKCFLVLAFLAFLLPAAYAMCHPDDLQAPRGFARKSNRRTLQQQQPNTITGTNNSVRSGSGNIVSGNSNTVVSGDNNNVSGSNNTVTSGSNNVIVDSNHVVTGNNNTVSGRNNMVTGNNNVVSGSNHVVSGDNKVVTGG; from the exons ATGGCGAAATGCTTCCTGGTGCTCGCCTTCTTGGCGTTTCTCCTGCCAGCGGCCTACGCGATGTGCCACCCTGACGACCTCCAAGCGCCGCGGGGCTTCGCCAGGAAG AGCAATAGAAGAACACTCCAACAACAACAGCCAAATACCATTACTGGGACCAACAACAGTGTCAGATCTGGGAGTGGTAATATTGTATCTGGGAACAGCAATACTGTCGTATCTGGGGACAACAACAATGTTTCTGGGAGCAACAACACAGTCACATCTGGGAGCAACAATGTCATAGTTGACAGCAACCATGTCGTAACTGGGAACAACAATACTGTATCTGGCAGGAACAATATGGTAACTGGGAACAATAATGTTGTATCAGGGAGCAACCATGTCGTGTCCGGGGACAACAAAGTCGTAACTGGCGGTTAA